One Shewanella sp. MR-4 DNA window includes the following coding sequences:
- the atpF gene encoding F0F1 ATP synthase subunit B: MNFNATLIGQTVAFIIFVWFCMKFVWPPLMNAIEARQKRIADGLADADRAVKDLELAQAKATDQLKEAKVTANEIIEQANKRKAQIVEEAKAEADAERAKIIAQGKAEIEAERNRVKEDLRKQVATLAIMGAEKILERSIDPAAHSDIVNKLVAEI; encoded by the coding sequence GTGAATTTCAACGCTACCCTAATCGGTCAGACGGTCGCCTTTATCATCTTCGTGTGGTTCTGCATGAAGTTTGTATGGCCCCCTTTGATGAATGCCATCGAAGCGCGCCAAAAAAGGATTGCTGACGGTCTAGCTGATGCTGATCGTGCGGTAAAAGACCTGGAGTTGGCTCAAGCGAAAGCGACTGACCAACTAAAAGAAGCCAAGGTGACTGCTAACGAAATTATTGAGCAAGCTAACAAGCGTAAAGCTCAAATAGTTGAAGAAGCTAAAGCCGAAGCAGACGCTGAGCGTGCAAAAATCATCGCTCAGGGTAAAGCAGAAATTGAAGCTGAACGTAATCGCGTGAAAGAGGATCTGCGTAAGCAGGTTGCTACTCTTGCCATCATGGGTGCTGAGAAGATCCTTGAGCGTTCTATTGATCCAGCCGCCCACAGTGACATAGTTAATAAACTAGTCGCTGAAATTTGA
- the atpE gene encoding F0F1 ATP synthase subunit C, whose amino-acid sequence METILGMTAIAVALLIGMGALGTAIGFGLLGGKFLEGAARQPEMAPMLQVKMFIVAGLLDAVTMIGVGIALFMLFTNPLGAML is encoded by the coding sequence ATGGAAACGATTTTAGGCATGACAGCTATCGCTGTTGCTCTGCTGATTGGTATGGGTGCTCTTGGTACTGCAATCGGTTTCGGCTTATTAGGTGGCAAGTTCCTGGAAGGCGCTGCGCGTCAACCAGAAATGGCTCCTATGCTGCAAGTTAAAATGTTCATCGTAGCGGGTCTGTTAGACGCCGTAACAATGATCGGTGTTGGTATCGCATTATTCATGCTGTTCACCAACCCACTGGGTGCAATGCTGTAA
- the atpB gene encoding F0F1 ATP synthase subunit A, with translation MAATGEALTPQGYIQHHLTNLHVGEGFWTWHIDSLFFSVGLGVLFLWIFRSVGKKATSGVPGKLQCFIEMIVEFVDNSVKESFHGRNALIAPLALTIFVWVFMMNFMDMLPVDWLPWLASLAGVPYLKVVPTTDVNITFSLAIGVFVLIIYYSIKVKGVSGFVKELTLQPFNHKAMIPVNLLLETVTLIAKPISLALRLFGNLYAGELIFILIALMYGTNLLLSSLGVTLQLGWLIFHILVITLQAFIFMMLTIVYLSMAHEDH, from the coding sequence ATGGCTGCAACTGGTGAAGCGTTAACACCGCAGGGCTATATCCAGCATCACCTTACCAACTTACACGTTGGTGAAGGTTTCTGGACATGGCACATTGATTCGTTGTTCTTTTCGGTTGGTCTTGGTGTTCTGTTCCTGTGGATTTTCCGTAGTGTTGGTAAAAAAGCGACTTCAGGTGTTCCCGGTAAGCTGCAATGCTTTATCGAGATGATCGTTGAGTTCGTTGATAACAGCGTGAAAGAAAGTTTTCATGGCCGCAATGCCCTGATCGCGCCTTTAGCTCTGACCATTTTTGTATGGGTATTCATGATGAACTTCATGGATATGCTCCCTGTAGACTGGCTGCCTTGGTTAGCAAGTTTAGCGGGCGTTCCATACTTAAAAGTGGTTCCGACGACTGATGTAAACATCACCTTCAGCTTAGCTATTGGTGTGTTTGTGCTGATTATTTACTACAGCATTAAGGTCAAAGGCGTGTCTGGTTTTGTTAAAGAACTGACGCTACAGCCCTTTAACCATAAGGCAATGATACCCGTCAACCTCCTATTAGAGACTGTTACCTTAATCGCTAAACCAATTTCATTGGCATTGCGTCTATTCGGTAACTTGTACGCAGGTGAGTTGATCTTCATCCTTATTGCGCTGATGTATGGTACCAACTTGTTATTATCTTCCCTAGGTGTGACTCTGCAACTAGGTTGGTTAATTTTCCACATTTTGGTTATCACGCTGCAGGCGTTTATCTTCATGATGTTGACCATTGTTTACTTAAGCATGGCACATGAAGATCATTAA